In a genomic window of Narcine bancroftii isolate sNarBan1 chromosome 7, sNarBan1.hap1, whole genome shotgun sequence:
- the kbtbd7 gene encoding kelch repeat and BTB domain-containing protein 7, translating to MEALQCLSGPEQLEDAAYAGALLRELKSFYDARLLVDVTLEVDGGSRFLCNRNVLAAASPYFRSMFTGGLFESKQQSVTIHDVDSDSMALIIDYCYTGRVTVCEASVQRLYVAANMLQLEYVRQACAAFMARRLDLYNCAGILKFADAFDNVELKEKALAFIARNLQHLYRTEELCELSLEQIKEILKMDTLDVDSERKVCIVAIQWIESNISEHAAHALDVLKCIRWHHFSEKDRLYIDPLKSPMFVKNKTLVSILDDLSAPKCADVPSSLHSSSKRIGFSAKEMIIFFGHRKEPFLCYDPYSGDIYAMSSPLTSPALTKSISSLAVCVSPDNDIFLAAQPCKQLWVYNAVQNSWQQLAERLLAREGMDVAYLNGYIYILGGRDPSTGLKVKEVECYSIQRNQWTFVAPLPHALHSFELITVGDCLYAVNNKRMLCYVPERNQWLNCASLKRSEFQEACVFNDEIYCICDIPVIKVYNPSKGEWRKISDIPIDANIHNFQIVCHGNKLLLITTIVPQWRKNRVTVHQYDANSDQWVNIGTMLGLLHYDSDFVCLSARLYPSCLEPGQSFISEEDDIRSESSADWDFEGSSDIDSDSGSSSSFSDDDWQPPGGLRVERIQQNGHSVPPDNRVPHMNGQIGN from the exons ATGGAGGCTCTGCAGTGCTTGTCGGGTCCCGAGCAGCTGGAGGACGCGGCCTACGCCGGCGCCTTGCTCCGGGAGCTAAAGTCCTTTTATGATGCGCGGCTGCTGGTGGACGTGACGCTGGAAGTGGACGGTGGGAGCCGATTCCTGTGCAACCGGAACGTGCTGGCGGCGGCCAGCCCCTACTTCAGGAGCATGTTCACGGGCGGCTTGTTCGAGAGCAAGCAGCAGAGCGTGACCATCCACGACGTGGACTCCGACTCCATGGCGCTCATCATCGACTACTGCTACACCGGCCGCGTCACCGTGTGCGAGGCCAGCGTGCAGAGGCTGTACGTGGCCGCCAACATGCTGCAGCTCGAGTACGTCCGCCAGGCCTGCGCCGCCTTCATGGCGAGGCGCCTCGACCTCTACAACTGCGCCGGCATCTTAAAG TTTGCAGATGCTTTTGACAACGTGGAACTGAAAGAAAAAGCACTCGCTTTCATCGCTCGGAACTTGCAGCATTTGTacagaacggaggagttgtgcgAGCTTTCACTGGAACAGATTAAAGAGATCCTTAAGATGGATACACTGGATGTTGACAGTGAGAGGAAGGTGTGTATAGTGGCAATTCAGTGGATTGAATCAAATATCAGTGAGCATGCTGCACATGCACTTGACGTATTGAAATGTATAAGGTGGCATCATTTCAGTGAGAAGGACAGACTGTACATCGATCCACTTAAATCTCCGATGTTTGTCAAAAACAAAACGCTTGTTTCCATTTTAGACGACCTTTCTGCTCCCAAATGTGCTGATGTCCCTTCCAGTCTTCACAGCTCTTCAAAAAGGATTGGATTTAGTGCTAAGGAAATGATTATATTTTTTGGTCATCGAAAGGAGCCTTTCCTCTGTTATGATCCATATTCTGGTGACATTTATGCTATGTCTTCACCTTTGACTAGTCCAGCCCTTACAAAGTCCATCAGTTCACTTGCTGTCTGTGTTTCACCGGACAATGACATCTTTTTGGCCGCACAGCCATGTAAACAACTCTGGGTATACAACGCAGTTCAGAATAGCTGGCAACAACTCGCAGAGCGACTGCTGGCAAGAGAAGGGATGGATGTGGCCTATTTGAATGGATACATTTACATCCTGGGTGGTCGAGACCCCTCTACAGGCCTGAAGGTTAAAGAGGTTGAGTGCTACAGTATTCAGAGAAACCAATGGACTTTTGTGGCACCCTTGCCTCATGCTTTGCACTCGTTTGAGCTGATTACAGTTGGAGATTGCTTGTATGCAGTTAATAATAAGAGGATGTTATGCTATGTACCAGAGAGGAATCAGTGGCTGAATTGTGCTTCCTTAAAGCGGAGTGAGTTCCAGGAAGCTTGTGTTTTTAATGATGAAATTTATTGTATTTGTGACATCCCGGTTATAAAGGTTTATAACCCTTCAAAGGGTGAATGGCGAAAGATCAGTGATATTCCCATCGATGCCAACATCCACAATTTCCAAATAGTTTGTCATGGCAACAAACTGCTTCTTATAACCACCATAGTCCCACAGTGGAGGAAGAACAGAGTGACTGTCCATCAATACGATGCAAACAGTGATCAGTGGGTCAACATTGGTACAATGTTGGGTTTGCTACACTATGACAGTGACTTTGTATGCCTTTCAGCACGGCTCTACCCTTCGTGCTTGGAGCCCGGGCAGAGCTTTATTAGCGAGGAGGATGATATCCGGAGTGAATCAAGTGCAGACTGGGATTTTGAAGGCTCAAGTGACATTGACTCTGATTCGGGAAGCTCAAGTTCATTTTCAGATGATGATTGGCAGCCACCAGGAGGGCTGAGAGTGGAAAGAATACAGCAAAATGGCCACTCAGTCCCTCCAGATAACAGAGTTCCTCATATGAATGGCCAGATTGGGAACTAA